One genomic region from Alteromonas pelagimontana encodes:
- a CDS encoding GntR family transcriptional regulator, translated as MAIQISYTQSTSEQVFQHLRDEIVNMSIEPGSGMSENTLAMKFGVSRTPIRETIAKLVALGFAEVRPQRGTFVSKLSISKILEARFIREALEVAIVSYCAEFGNEELVIDCESLIHKQELAANKHDALAFQKLDDNFHQLLADYSQFQRAASLIQYEKAHMDRVRNLSLKEFGGQYDSVLSQHRAIVKAIRNKDINAARQAMTTHLHEILNVLDGVKRMHPDFFEEEAFVI; from the coding sequence ATGGCAATCCAGATCTCTTATACACAATCGACTTCAGAGCAAGTGTTTCAACATCTTCGTGACGAGATTGTGAACATGTCTATCGAACCAGGCTCTGGCATGTCTGAGAATACTCTGGCTATGAAATTTGGAGTCAGCCGCACGCCTATTCGCGAAACCATTGCCAAACTGGTTGCTTTAGGTTTTGCTGAAGTGAGACCGCAACGGGGCACTTTTGTGTCCAAACTCAGTATTTCAAAAATTCTCGAAGCCCGATTTATTCGTGAAGCACTTGAAGTCGCGATTGTGAGTTATTGTGCAGAGTTTGGTAATGAAGAACTGGTAATTGACTGCGAAAGCCTCATCCATAAACAGGAGCTGGCAGCGAATAAGCATGATGCCCTCGCCTTTCAAAAATTAGATGATAATTTTCACCAGTTGCTAGCCGACTACTCGCAGTTCCAACGCGCTGCAAGCTTGATTCAGTACGAGAAAGCGCACATGGATCGAGTCAGAAATTTAAGCTTAAAGGAATTTGGCGGGCAGTACGACAGTGTGTTGTCGCAACATCGGGCTATTGTAAAAGCCATTCGTAACAAAGATATCAATGCGGCTCGTCAAGCTATGACCACGCATTTACACGAAATTCTAAATGTTTTAGATGGCGTAAAACGAATGCATCCTGATTTTTTTGAAGAGGAAGCATTCGTCATTTAA
- a CDS encoding TonB-dependent receptor yields the protein MTTKRKFTLSKKGLLMLAIATATAGAYGQEQAEDESEQVERAPAQTEVIEVRGYRGSLFNSSAAKRESQGFVDEVFADDIGKMPSQNLAESLSRIPGVKINRDVTGEGQQISVRGLGPSFTKIALNGNSIAIASDGSLGSGNRNREVDLDIFPTELFSSLAVSKTATASQLEGGVSGFVNMRTARPFDAGEDGFKYSLEGAYGDLREEINPRYSFMYKKTGEEFGVLIGVAGANTKSRVDGYEAVSLFTDGCTAQWDNPEHSASSCVDGSQGLNHFFWSPEATADYAAAHPGVNVGDAVDPVATSGLDAETLDTALLPYLGRPMFTYGDRDRVSGLVSFQYRPGDNLDMALDIMYADASKDFVRTEAMWWGRRNYLHQGAAIIPEDVTVDSNGYVQSGTFYNSHIWVGSHDYQEDLSFLSVMPNVEWQATSLLNVKASASFTKSEFDRDEPYALYMSPSGTMTFENGEVPSFNFSEDPASPDIGWTWQQEYDQNGDGEIAADEKFGDMFRIQRNHRETETKGLHLDFEYGEAPDYNGFKFGIAWDENSSNMRSFGGTAEFTENNVIGSDAYNNFADYLGPSLVNDLGNSISGYSGYTGIAQIDWARLKEATDYNNFDAIEQAGDQFGQTVGDITEEVLGLYLEANAETEIADRNLRMNMGVRWVSTDQNVATTESETNASYDKLLPSFSVVYDVAEDVKLRASASRSLTRANPSDMFPNASWGGSGIESVNAGNPYLSPFEATNFDIGGEWYFSDLGYVGLTYFEKEVTGFTRSDSVTVPFTELPTYGMDITSIGADREQALLECGGPSQCTTVVNTRNNIDGSTTLSGFEAVWVMPLDFIVEGMGFNASATTIKQDASDEEAIITGISEWSYNATAFYENEAFQTRLTLYHQDGAASYYSQGKEVFSFDRTQVDLSASYQLPVSYDMTVTFDAYNLTNEPVGNWHEYSGIAFDAFYPGTTYTLGLRGAF from the coding sequence ATGACAACGAAGAGAAAGTTTACGCTGAGCAAAAAAGGCTTGTTGATGCTAGCCATTGCCACAGCAACAGCGGGCGCTTATGGACAGGAGCAAGCCGAAGATGAATCCGAGCAGGTAGAACGTGCGCCCGCCCAAACAGAGGTTATTGAAGTTCGCGGTTACCGCGGCAGTTTATTTAATTCCAGTGCTGCCAAGCGAGAGTCGCAAGGCTTTGTGGACGAAGTCTTTGCCGATGATATTGGTAAAATGCCCAGCCAGAATCTGGCGGAATCATTAAGCCGTATTCCCGGAGTAAAAATAAACCGGGATGTGACGGGTGAAGGCCAGCAGATATCCGTACGGGGGTTAGGCCCCAGTTTTACCAAAATTGCTTTAAATGGAAATTCCATCGCCATTGCCTCGGACGGCAGCCTGGGTTCGGGAAACCGTAATCGCGAAGTCGATTTGGATATTTTCCCTACCGAATTGTTCAGCAGCCTCGCGGTATCTAAAACTGCGACAGCCAGTCAGTTGGAAGGTGGTGTTTCAGGTTTTGTTAATATGCGCACCGCCAGGCCATTTGACGCTGGCGAAGATGGCTTTAAGTATTCGTTAGAAGGGGCTTATGGGGATCTTCGCGAAGAAATTAATCCACGCTATTCCTTCATGTATAAGAAGACCGGGGAAGAATTTGGGGTATTAATAGGTGTCGCTGGTGCCAATACAAAATCGCGGGTTGATGGTTATGAAGCGGTATCATTGTTCACCGATGGCTGTACCGCGCAGTGGGATAATCCCGAGCATTCAGCTTCTAGCTGTGTGGACGGTAGTCAGGGGCTTAATCACTTTTTCTGGAGCCCTGAAGCCACAGCAGACTATGCTGCCGCCCATCCCGGCGTAAATGTTGGCGATGCGGTTGATCCGGTAGCCACCTCCGGCTTGGATGCTGAAACATTGGATACCGCGTTGTTGCCGTACCTGGGCCGGCCCATGTTTACCTATGGTGATCGGGATCGCGTTTCCGGATTGGTATCGTTTCAGTATCGTCCTGGCGATAATCTGGATATGGCGTTGGATATCATGTACGCCGATGCTTCTAAAGACTTTGTAAGAACCGAAGCTATGTGGTGGGGGCGGCGCAACTATCTGCATCAAGGCGCCGCTATCATTCCTGAAGATGTCACCGTGGACAGTAACGGCTACGTTCAGTCCGGCACATTCTATAATTCACACATCTGGGTGGGGTCTCACGATTACCAGGAAGATCTCTCTTTTCTAAGCGTAATGCCTAATGTGGAATGGCAAGCTACGTCGTTATTAAATGTAAAAGCGTCTGCCAGTTTTACCAAATCAGAATTTGACCGCGATGAACCCTACGCGTTGTACATGTCGCCCAGCGGCACTATGACCTTTGAAAACGGCGAAGTCCCCAGTTTCAATTTCAGTGAAGATCCAGCCAGTCCTGATATTGGTTGGACATGGCAACAGGAATATGACCAAAACGGTGATGGTGAAATTGCTGCTGATGAAAAGTTTGGCGATATGTTCCGCATTCAGCGCAATCATCGCGAAACTGAGACAAAAGGTTTACACCTGGATTTTGAATATGGCGAAGCGCCAGATTATAACGGTTTTAAATTTGGCATCGCCTGGGATGAAAATTCCAGCAATATGCGAAGCTTTGGAGGAACGGCAGAGTTTACCGAAAACAACGTGATTGGCTCAGATGCCTATAACAACTTTGCCGATTATCTTGGCCCGTCACTGGTGAATGATTTGGGCAACAGTATAAGCGGGTACAGCGGGTATACTGGCATTGCACAGATCGATTGGGCACGGTTAAAAGAAGCGACAGACTATAATAACTTTGATGCTATTGAACAGGCGGGCGATCAGTTTGGCCAGACGGTGGGCGATATCACTGAAGAAGTATTAGGGCTTTATCTTGAAGCCAATGCAGAAACGGAGATTGCAGACAGAAACTTGCGCATGAACATGGGCGTGCGCTGGGTGTCGACGGATCAGAACGTGGCAACCACAGAAAGCGAAACCAACGCCAGCTATGACAAGCTGTTGCCTTCATTCAGTGTCGTCTATGACGTGGCTGAAGATGTAAAATTACGCGCTAGCGCATCGCGCAGCCTCACACGCGCCAATCCTTCGGATATGTTTCCCAATGCCTCATGGGGCGGATCGGGAATTGAATCGGTTAACGCCGGTAATCCTTATTTATCGCCTTTTGAAGCTACAAACTTTGATATTGGTGGCGAGTGGTACTTCTCCGATCTCGGCTATGTCGGGTTAACCTACTTTGAAAAAGAAGTCACAGGGTTTACCCGTTCAGACAGTGTAACGGTTCCATTTACCGAGCTGCCTACTTACGGTATGGATATTACCAGTATTGGCGCAGACCGGGAGCAGGCATTGTTGGAATGCGGTGGTCCCAGCCAATGTACAACGGTAGTGAATACGCGTAACAACATTGACGGCTCAACAACATTAAGCGGTTTTGAAGCAGTATGGGTAATGCCGCTGGATTTTATTGTGGAAGGCATGGGCTTTAACGCCAGTGCCACCACGATTAAACAGGACGCCAGCGACGAAGAGGCCATTATTACCGGCATTTCTGAATGGAGCTACAACGCGACAGCCTTTTATGAAAACGAGGCGTTTCAAACCCGCTTAACCCTGTATCACCAAGACGGCGCGGCCAGCTATTACAGCCAGGGCAAGGAAGTTTTTTCTTTCGATCGAACTCAGGTAGATTTGTCAGCCAGTTATCAGTTGCCAGTAAGTTATGACATGACGGTAACGTTCGATGCGTATAACCTGACTAACGAACCCGTAGGTAACTGGCACGAATACTCTGGCATTGCCTTTGATGCATTTTATCCGGGGACGACTTATACACTTGGTTTACGCGGCGCATTTTAA
- a CDS encoding alpha-glucuronidase family glycosyl hydrolase encodes MKLVLILAGWLFALTVQASSIMQGEDGYRLWLKYDPIDNADVQQAYRQHAANWFVAGNSATTQVIKDELDFALKGLLGEASATDAESAGLIVAAGDNATVYRQKLKIETADLGDEGYLIQQVRWQNKPRLVVLANTDVGALYGTFHLLRLMQTQQNLENVALRSAPKTQLRVLNHWDNLDRHVERGYAGQSIWDWHKLPDYRYQRYFDYARANASVGINGTVLNNVNADPLILTSQYLDKVKALADIFRPYGIKVYLSVKFSSPQLIGGLKSSDPLDKKVQAWWKNKADEIYQAIPDFGGFLVKANSEGQPGPGDFGRTHAQGANMLAQALAPHGGVVMWRAFVYANEKNEERSKQAYSEFKPLDGKFDDNVLVQVKNGPIDFQPREPVNALFGATPQTPLMMEFQITMEYLGFSTHFVYLGPMYEEVLKTDTFAKGKGSTVASVIDGELYDYPITGMAGVANIGTDRNWTGHIMLQSNWYVFGRMAWNPSISSATVADEWVRMTLSNDNEVVTKVKDMMMASHEATVNYMTPLGLHHIMGAGHHYGPAPWVDSLGRADWNSVYYHQANSKGIGFDRSPSGVNAVEQYFSPLKEEYANPATTPEKYLLWFHHLPWEYNVASSGRTLWSEIVHRYYQGANTVKEMANTWDSLEGKIDPWQFHQVQMAMTIQQKEAIWWRNACVLYFQQFAELPIPEGLEKPEQSLEYYQSLSFPHAPGQG; translated from the coding sequence ATGAAACTGGTTCTAATACTCGCAGGGTGGCTATTTGCGCTGACGGTGCAAGCTTCCTCTATTATGCAGGGCGAAGATGGCTATCGCTTATGGCTCAAATACGATCCTATTGATAACGCGGATGTACAGCAGGCTTATCGACAGCACGCCGCCAACTGGTTTGTTGCCGGAAACTCAGCGACTACCCAGGTGATAAAAGATGAGCTGGATTTCGCATTAAAAGGTTTGCTTGGTGAAGCGAGCGCGACAGATGCCGAGTCGGCAGGCCTTATTGTTGCCGCTGGCGACAATGCCACGGTATATCGACAAAAACTAAAAATTGAAACTGCAGATTTAGGTGATGAAGGCTACCTGATCCAACAGGTTCGCTGGCAAAATAAGCCGCGATTGGTCGTGCTGGCGAATACCGATGTGGGAGCATTGTACGGCACCTTTCATTTACTGCGATTGATGCAAACCCAGCAAAACCTTGAGAATGTTGCGCTACGCAGCGCACCGAAAACACAATTACGGGTATTGAACCACTGGGATAATCTAGATCGTCACGTCGAACGCGGCTATGCAGGGCAATCCATCTGGGATTGGCACAAACTGCCTGATTACCGCTATCAGCGCTATTTTGATTACGCTCGCGCCAATGCGTCGGTCGGTATTAATGGTACTGTGCTTAATAATGTTAACGCCGATCCTCTCATTCTCACTTCGCAATATTTAGATAAGGTAAAAGCACTGGCTGACATTTTCCGTCCTTACGGCATCAAAGTGTATCTGTCTGTGAAGTTCAGTTCGCCACAGTTAATCGGCGGTCTCAAATCTTCAGATCCTCTAGATAAAAAAGTGCAAGCGTGGTGGAAGAACAAGGCAGATGAAATTTATCAGGCCATTCCCGATTTCGGCGGCTTTCTGGTAAAAGCCAATTCTGAAGGCCAGCCTGGGCCCGGCGATTTTGGTCGTACTCATGCACAAGGCGCAAACATGCTGGCACAAGCGCTGGCGCCTCACGGTGGCGTTGTCATGTGGCGGGCGTTTGTTTATGCCAACGAAAAGAATGAAGAGCGCTCAAAGCAGGCATATTCTGAATTCAAACCCCTGGACGGCAAGTTTGATGACAACGTGTTGGTGCAGGTAAAAAACGGTCCGATAGATTTTCAGCCGCGTGAACCTGTCAACGCGCTATTTGGTGCGACTCCTCAAACTCCTTTGATGATGGAGTTTCAGATTACGATGGAGTATCTGGGGTTCAGTACTCACTTCGTATATTTAGGGCCGATGTATGAAGAGGTGTTGAAAACCGATACTTTTGCCAAAGGGAAAGGATCTACCGTTGCCAGCGTCATCGATGGCGAGCTTTACGATTACCCGATTACAGGCATGGCGGGCGTTGCCAATATCGGCACGGATCGCAACTGGACAGGGCATATTATGTTGCAATCCAACTGGTATGTTTTCGGCCGTATGGCCTGGAATCCGTCAATCAGCAGCGCTACCGTGGCGGACGAATGGGTGCGTATGACACTCAGCAACGATAATGAAGTGGTAACTAAAGTTAAGGATATGATGATGGCAAGTCACGAGGCAACAGTAAACTATATGACGCCACTCGGGCTGCACCACATTATGGGAGCAGGACACCATTACGGGCCTGCGCCGTGGGTAGATTCTTTGGGGCGGGCTGATTGGAATTCGGTTTACTATCACCAGGCAAACAGCAAAGGGATTGGCTTTGACCGCTCGCCTTCCGGAGTAAATGCTGTCGAACAATATTTTTCACCGTTAAAAGAAGAATACGCTAACCCTGCCACCACACCAGAAAAGTACCTGCTATGGTTCCATCATCTGCCGTGGGAATACAACGTAGCTTCCAGCGGCCGTACGCTGTGGAGCGAAATTGTGCATCGGTATTATCAAGGCGCGAATACGGTGAAAGAAATGGCGAATACCTGGGATAGCCTTGAAGGGAAAATCGACCCTTGGCAGTTCCATCAGGTGCAAATGGCTATGACCATTCAGCAGAAAGAAGCTATCTGGTGGCGCAATGCCTGTGTACTGTACTTTCAGCAGTTTGCCGAGCTTCCTATACCTGAAGGTTTGGAAAAACCTGAACAATCGCTGGAATATTATCAGTCGCTCTCTTTTCCTCATGCACCAGGACAAGGGTAA
- a CDS encoding TRAP transporter large permease: MMMLMLFLLLLLLGMPLAFCLLIAGFSYFAMADSLPLMVGVQRMVASSQNFPLLAVPFFILAGHVMNHSGITERLIRFSNLLVAWIAGGLAHVTIILSALMGGVSGSAIADAAMQARILGQPMQDSGLSRGFSAAIIAVSALITACIPPSIGLILYGYVGNVSIGQLFIAGIVPGILLMFILMFTVYRQVKRHYPNQAAGQKRPGGREILRSMNDCKWALLFPVILIVTIRFGIFTPSEAGAFAVIYACAIGLFVYRDLHWQTIVTSLKDSVNDIGMIMLIILASGVVGYVVAYEQLPVSLAQSVTALTEQPLLVMFTCLLLLLFVGMLMEGTVTVLLLTPILVPVIEAVGIDPVHFGILMMIMVTFGGTTPPVGIAMYTVCNIMKCPTDSYVKDAWPFFIAVLIAITIMAVFPPLVMFLPHLLY, from the coding sequence ATGATGATGCTGATGTTGTTTCTGCTGCTGCTATTACTGGGAATGCCGCTGGCTTTCTGTCTGCTTATCGCCGGTTTTAGCTACTTTGCCATGGCTGATAGCCTGCCGTTGATGGTGGGTGTGCAGCGTATGGTGGCCAGTTCACAAAACTTTCCTCTGTTAGCGGTGCCATTTTTTATTCTCGCTGGCCATGTTATGAACCACTCAGGTATTACCGAGCGGCTTATTCGCTTTTCCAATTTGTTGGTTGCCTGGATAGCGGGTGGGCTGGCCCACGTTACTATTATTCTTAGCGCGTTAATGGGAGGCGTCTCGGGTTCCGCCATTGCTGATGCTGCCATGCAGGCAAGAATTCTGGGCCAGCCAATGCAGGACTCGGGATTGAGCAGAGGTTTCAGCGCCGCCATTATTGCTGTTAGCGCGTTAATTACGGCATGCATTCCGCCGAGTATTGGTCTTATTCTTTATGGATATGTCGGCAATGTGTCGATTGGGCAGCTGTTTATTGCCGGAATTGTGCCGGGTATCTTGCTTATGTTTATACTGATGTTTACCGTGTACCGCCAGGTTAAGAGGCATTATCCCAATCAGGCGGCGGGTCAAAAACGCCCCGGGGGGCGAGAAATCCTGCGCTCGATGAACGACTGTAAATGGGCGCTGCTATTCCCGGTGATTCTAATTGTTACCATTCGGTTCGGCATATTTACTCCTTCCGAAGCAGGCGCTTTTGCTGTGATTTACGCCTGCGCTATCGGATTATTTGTTTACCGGGATTTGCATTGGCAAACGATCGTTACCTCTCTTAAAGACAGCGTAAATGACATTGGCATGATCATGCTGATTATTCTGGCTTCAGGCGTGGTGGGTTACGTGGTGGCTTATGAACAATTGCCGGTAAGCCTGGCCCAGAGCGTCACAGCACTAACTGAACAACCTTTACTGGTGATGTTCACCTGTCTGCTGCTGTTATTATTCGTCGGTATGTTAATGGAGGGCACAGTTACCGTACTGTTGCTCACACCTATTCTGGTGCCAGTTATTGAAGCTGTGGGCATTGACCCGGTCCATTTCGGTATTCTGATGATGATCATGGTGACGTTTGGCGGCACAACTCCACCGGTGGGAATAGCCATGTACACCGTGTGTAACATTATGAAATGCCCCACGGATTCGTATGTAAAGGACGCATGGCCTTTTTTTATTGCAGTGCTGATAGCGATTACAATAATGGCAGTATTTCCGCCGCTGGTCATGTTTCTGCCGCATCTACTTTACTAA
- a CDS encoding C4-dicarboxylate TRAP transporter substrate-binding protein, translating to MTSILFLLFPGSASAVTQLNVITALSSNDPMYKGLEEFKRLVEQNSQRSIEIRLFLGSQLGNDDDMLEQAMLGANVAVLADAGRLSIYQHELGILSAPYLVRDANELKTLVTSPLFANWAETLAREDELHIFSFNWWQGARHLLTQKKVTEPADLDSVRMRTIGMPVWIETIRAMGATPTPLSWSEVYSGLQQKVIDAAEAQFTGMWGARLYEVVSHVTKTGHIQLLSGLVGSKKWFDALTPKQQKVVTQAAIKAGDHASDLVRHAEASIVLELKEKGVEVTDIDTNAFEQATRSVYPKLGYAKLHQQVQAYLQEPGR from the coding sequence ATGACGAGCATTTTATTTCTGCTATTCCCCGGTAGCGCCAGCGCGGTAACTCAATTGAATGTGATTACCGCGCTGAGTAGCAACGACCCGATGTATAAAGGGCTGGAGGAGTTTAAGCGGCTGGTGGAGCAGAACAGCCAGCGCTCAATAGAAATCCGCCTGTTTCTGGGGTCGCAGCTCGGTAATGATGACGACATGCTTGAACAAGCCATGCTTGGTGCGAATGTAGCGGTGTTGGCAGACGCCGGTAGGCTTTCTATTTATCAGCATGAGTTGGGCATATTAAGCGCGCCTTATCTGGTGAGAGATGCTAACGAGCTAAAAACGCTGGTGACGTCGCCGTTATTTGCGAACTGGGCAGAGACATTGGCCCGGGAAGACGAACTGCATATCTTTTCGTTTAACTGGTGGCAGGGCGCCCGTCATCTGTTAACGCAAAAGAAAGTTACCGAACCTGCTGATCTAGACAGTGTGCGAATGCGAACGATTGGTATGCCAGTCTGGATAGAAACTATCAGGGCTATGGGCGCAACTCCTACGCCGCTAAGTTGGTCAGAAGTTTACAGTGGGTTGCAGCAAAAAGTGATAGATGCCGCCGAAGCCCAGTTCACTGGAATGTGGGGCGCGCGACTTTACGAAGTTGTCAGCCATGTTACGAAAACTGGCCATATCCAGCTACTTTCCGGTTTGGTTGGCAGCAAGAAGTGGTTTGACGCGCTTACTCCAAAACAGCAAAAAGTGGTTACTCAGGCTGCTATAAAGGCTGGTGACCACGCCAGCGATCTTGTCAGACACGCGGAAGCTTCTATCGTACTAGAGCTGAAGGAAAAAGGCGTGGAGGTGACTGATATTGATACCAACGCTTTTGAACAGGCGACGCGTTCAGTTTATCCGAAGCTGGGTTACGCAAAGCTACACCAACAGGTGCAGGCGTATTTGCAGGAGCCCGGCAGATGA
- a CDS encoding TRAP transporter small permease: MKWLDKFERLICVCLLAAIVLLVFLAAVMRTVGIPVIWSVEVAQLLFVWLAMLAANQTFRHSEHASVDILMRRLTPARQQVLLQIFDVAMIAILLVVAYYGFTLFAINPKRTLGSTDIPYQYVTLALPVGAILMISTLIQRLIAPKHHKPEESGL; the protein is encoded by the coding sequence ATGAAGTGGCTGGACAAGTTTGAACGGCTGATATGTGTTTGCTTATTAGCCGCCATTGTACTGCTGGTATTTTTGGCCGCAGTTATGCGAACAGTGGGAATACCTGTCATATGGTCGGTTGAAGTAGCACAACTGTTATTTGTCTGGCTGGCGATGTTGGCGGCAAACCAAACTTTCCGCCACTCTGAGCACGCCAGTGTAGATATTCTTATGCGGCGATTAACGCCTGCTCGCCAACAAGTGTTATTGCAAATTTTTGATGTGGCCATGATTGCGATATTACTGGTAGTGGCTTATTACGGCTTTACTTTGTTTGCGATAAATCCGAAGCGAACGCTGGGAAGTACTGACATTCCCTATCAGTATGTCACGCTGGCCTTACCGGTTGGCGCAATACTGATGATTTCCACGCTTATCCAGCGCTTAATAGCACCTAAACATCATAAACCCGAAGAGTCCGGCTTATGA
- the manD gene encoding D-mannonate dehydratase ManD: MKITQAKVIVCSPGRNFVTLKVMTDQGVYGIGDATLNGREKSVVSYLEDYVIPALIGRDPQQIEDIWQYLYRGAYWRRGPIGMTAIAAVDMALWDIKGKIAGLPLYQVLGGRSRDKIMTYTHANGSDIAATLDEVGKAIDEGYQAVRVQSGIPGIASTYGVAKKGHNYEPADSDLPTETVWSTEKYLNFVPKLFQAVRDKYGDDIHLLHDVHHRLTPIEAARLGKSLEPFHLFWMEDAVPAENQESFRLIREHTTTPLAVGEVFNSIHDCRELIQKQYIDYIRATIVHAGGITQMRRIADFASLYNVRTGFHGATDLSPVCMGCALHFDYWVPNFGIQEHMPHSDEMESVFQFDYHFEKGFFTPGEAPGHGVDIDEKLAAQYPYKRASLPVNRLEDGTLWHW, translated from the coding sequence ATGAAAATTACTCAAGCAAAGGTCATCGTCTGTTCGCCGGGACGTAATTTTGTCACTCTTAAAGTGATGACTGATCAAGGCGTGTACGGCATTGGCGACGCGACGTTAAATGGCCGGGAAAAGTCAGTTGTCAGCTACCTTGAAGATTACGTTATTCCAGCGTTAATAGGCCGGGACCCGCAGCAAATAGAAGATATTTGGCAGTATCTTTATCGGGGGGCGTACTGGCGTCGCGGTCCCATTGGTATGACCGCCATTGCCGCTGTTGATATGGCATTGTGGGATATTAAAGGCAAAATCGCGGGATTGCCGTTATATCAGGTGTTAGGCGGGCGTAGCAGAGATAAAATAATGACTTACACTCATGCCAACGGCAGCGACATCGCCGCTACGCTGGATGAAGTGGGCAAAGCGATAGATGAGGGTTACCAGGCGGTGCGTGTACAATCTGGCATTCCTGGTATCGCCAGCACTTACGGTGTAGCAAAAAAAGGCCATAACTATGAGCCAGCTGATTCCGATTTACCCACTGAAACTGTGTGGTCCACTGAAAAGTATCTGAATTTTGTGCCCAAATTATTTCAGGCTGTGCGGGATAAATATGGTGATGATATCCATTTACTGCACGATGTACATCATCGTTTGACACCAATTGAAGCGGCCCGACTGGGGAAATCGCTGGAGCCCTTTCATCTGTTTTGGATGGAGGACGCCGTTCCTGCAGAGAATCAAGAGAGCTTCAGGCTTATTCGTGAACACACTACCACGCCGTTAGCGGTGGGCGAAGTATTTAACTCTATCCACGACTGTCGGGAATTAATACAAAAGCAGTATATTGATTACATTCGCGCGACCATTGTTCACGCTGGTGGCATAACCCAAATGCGCAGAATTGCTGATTTTGCCAGTCTGTATAATGTGCGTACGGGCTTTCATGGTGCTACGGACTTATCGCCCGTGTGTATGGGCTGCGCACTGCATTTTGATTATTGGGTGCCCAACTTTGGCATTCAGGAGCATATGCCCCATAGCGACGAAATGGAATCGGTATTCCAGTTTGATTATCACTTTGAAAAAGGATTTTTTACGCCGGGTGAAGCGCCTGGGCACGGTGTCGATATAGACGAGAAGCTCGCGGCACAATATCCCTACAAACGCGCCAGTTTGCCGGTTAATCGACTTGAAGACGGAACCTTGTGGCACTGGTAG
- a CDS encoding haloacid dehalogenase type II, which yields MPLLTVPSVVYFDVNETMLDMSQVKSAIADALGNNEDLVPVWFSTLLHHSLVDCASGGFHNFTEIGAAALVMVAHSQGIQLSMEEATNKITGPMTSIPPHADVKESLIKLAEKGFVLVALSNSSQHGLEQQLANAGIAPYFNSVMSVEHLRIYKPYPQVYEAALKKMKISAQQGLMVAAHGWDVTGAKAVGMQTAFVERPGKMMYPLGREPDISVKDLNELTATLLAM from the coding sequence ATGCCCTTACTAACAGTCCCCTCTGTCGTCTATTTTGATGTAAATGAAACCATGCTGGATATGTCGCAGGTAAAATCTGCCATTGCCGATGCATTAGGAAATAACGAAGATCTGGTACCGGTATGGTTCTCCACTTTATTACACCATTCGCTGGTGGATTGCGCGAGCGGCGGCTTTCACAACTTTACCGAAATTGGAGCAGCTGCTCTGGTAATGGTCGCGCACAGTCAGGGCATTCAACTCTCCATGGAGGAAGCGACAAACAAAATTACCGGCCCGATGACTTCTATTCCCCCTCATGCTGACGTAAAAGAAAGTCTGATTAAGCTGGCTGAAAAAGGTTTTGTTCTGGTGGCGCTTTCCAATTCCTCACAGCACGGGCTTGAACAGCAGCTAGCCAACGCTGGAATTGCTCCTTATTTCAACTCGGTAATGAGTGTTGAACACTTACGCATATACAAACCTTACCCGCAAGTTTACGAAGCCGCATTGAAGAAAATGAAGATTTCGGCCCAGCAAGGTCTAATGGTGGCAGCTCACGGCTGGGATGTGACTGGGGCGAAAGCAGTAGGTATGCAAACCGCATTTGTGGAGCGCCCGGGGAAAATGATGTATCCGCTGGGCCGTGAGCCGGATATTTCGGTAAAAGATTTAAATGAATTAACTGCAACATTGTTAGCAATGTAG